A window of the Gemmatirosa kalamazoonensis genome harbors these coding sequences:
- the rplA gene encoding 50S ribosomal protein L1 codes for MKTHGKKYRAAAQKIDADKAYQARQAIDLVKGGAFAKFDETVEVAVRLGVDPRHADQVVRGTVVLPAGTGKSVRVLVIAVGPKAAEAEEAGADFVGLEYVQRIKDGWLDFDVMVATPDQMGQVGQLGRVLGPRGLMPNPKAGTVTFDVGRAVRELKAGKIEFRVDKGGNVHAPIGKVSFAAEALETNFAALMDQLVRSKPAAAKGVYIKNVAVSSSMGPGVAVDTTPYR; via the coding sequence ATGAAGACCCACGGAAAGAAGTATCGCGCCGCGGCGCAGAAGATCGACGCCGACAAGGCGTATCAGGCGCGCCAGGCGATCGACCTCGTGAAGGGCGGTGCGTTCGCGAAGTTCGACGAGACGGTCGAGGTGGCGGTCCGCCTCGGCGTCGATCCGCGCCACGCCGACCAGGTCGTGCGCGGCACGGTCGTGCTGCCGGCGGGCACCGGTAAGTCGGTGCGCGTGCTCGTCATCGCGGTCGGCCCGAAGGCGGCCGAGGCGGAGGAGGCGGGTGCCGACTTCGTCGGGCTCGAGTACGTCCAGCGCATCAAGGACGGCTGGCTCGATTTCGACGTCATGGTCGCGACGCCGGATCAGATGGGCCAGGTCGGCCAGCTCGGCCGCGTCCTCGGTCCCCGCGGCCTCATGCCCAACCCGAAGGCGGGCACGGTGACGTTCGACGTGGGCCGTGCGGTGCGCGAGCTGAAGGCCGGTAAGATCGAGTTCCGTGTCGACAAAGGCGGCAACGTGCACGCCCCGATCGGCAAGGTCTCGTTCGCGGCCGAGGCGCTCGAGACCAACTTCGCCGCGCTCATGGACCAGCTCGTCCGGTCCAAGCCGGCGGCGGCCAAGGGTGTGTACATCAAGAACGTCGCCGTCTCGAGCTCCATGGGCCCGGGCGTCGCCGTCGATACCACGCCCTACCGTTAA
- the rplK gene encoding 50S ribosomal protein L11 has translation MAKKVTGFVKLQIPAGKATPAPPVGTALGPQGINIMAFVKEFNARTQGQDMILPVEVTIYADKSFTFILKTPPTAELIKKEIGLASGSGQPNKNKVGQVTKAQVRKIAEVKMPDLNTDNVESAMAMVAGAARSMGVTVVD, from the coding sequence ATGGCCAAGAAGGTAACCGGGTTCGTCAAGCTCCAGATCCCGGCCGGGAAGGCGACGCCTGCCCCGCCGGTCGGTACGGCGCTCGGCCCCCAGGGGATCAACATCATGGCCTTCGTCAAAGAGTTCAACGCTCGGACGCAAGGCCAGGACATGATCCTCCCGGTGGAGGTCACGATCTACGCGGACAAGTCCTTCACGTTCATCCTGAAGACCCCGCCGACCGCGGAGCTGATCAAGAAGGAGATCGGGCTCGCGAGCGGCTCGGGCCAGCCGAACAAGAACAAGGTCGGCCAGGTGACGAAGGCGCAGGTCCGCAAGATCGCCGAGGTGAAGATGCCGGACCTCAACACCGACAACGTCGAGAGCGCGATGGCCATGGTGGCCGGAGCCGCTCGTTCGATGGGGGTCACGGTGGTGGACTGA
- the rpmG gene encoding 50S ribosomal protein L33: protein MPRDKIILGCTECKSRNYFTSKNKRLHPERVEWKKYCPRCNKHQLHKETK, encoded by the coding sequence ATGCCTCGCGACAAGATCATCCTCGGCTGCACCGAGTGTAAGAGCCGGAACTACTTCACCTCGAAGAACAAGCGCCTGCACCCCGAGCGCGTCGAGTGGAAGAAGTACTGCCCCCGCTGCAACAAGCATCAGCTGCACAAGGAAACGAAGTAG
- the secE gene encoding preprotein translocase subunit SecE, protein MTTPVVPQRQSFPARTLQFYHDVMTEMKKVTWPDRPQLQDATIKIIIFVLFIGAIIALMDIGLQFILVRLPQLLLGR, encoded by the coding sequence ATGACGACGCCCGTCGTCCCTCAGCGGCAGTCCTTCCCGGCCAGGACGCTCCAGTTCTATCACGACGTCATGACCGAGATGAAGAAGGTGACTTGGCCCGACCGTCCTCAGCTCCAGGACGCGACGATCAAGATCATCATCTTCGTGCTCTTCATCGGCGCGATCATCGCGCTCATGGACATCGGCCTGCAGTTCATCCTCGTGCGGCTCCCGCAGCTTCTTCTCGGACGCTGA
- a CDS encoding AI-2E family transporter, giving the protein MTVGAPRRFRFAPILTATVLTVLLLWLFGSVADVLLLLFIAILLSLYLGAVADAVSRRTRLPRKLALVLAVLLTLLAVAGLFWLLVPPVVSQTQALFRVLPNYMTAWDAKIDQLVRRIPALSGVVKPGQHQALMAFYKQGEGLLNDVVPKLFSFVHASIDVFSVAVMALYLAMHPSLYREWLIALFPPVHRELVRDVLGEAASQLRSWIVGQLTAMFVLAVLTAIGLYALGVPYWLTFGVFTGAVAIVPFFGTLLSTLLPALFVLALPGGGTKALFVVLLGVVIHLIEGNFVGPYIASKRVEIPPVLSIMAVLVVGKLLGGVGLIVAVPTLATLMVVVRRILINRIYEGQGFRRATRDQPLLLRVPPADGEGVLVPAAPQVDLIAITERVRRTA; this is encoded by the coding sequence GTGACGGTGGGCGCGCCGCGCCGTTTCCGTTTCGCGCCGATCCTCACGGCGACGGTCCTCACCGTCCTGCTGCTCTGGCTGTTCGGGAGCGTCGCCGACGTCCTGCTCCTGCTGTTCATCGCGATCCTGCTGTCGCTTTACCTCGGCGCCGTTGCCGACGCCGTGTCGCGTCGCACGCGGCTGCCGCGCAAGCTCGCGCTGGTGCTCGCGGTGCTGCTCACGCTCCTCGCCGTCGCGGGGCTGTTCTGGCTCCTCGTGCCGCCGGTCGTGAGCCAGACGCAGGCGCTCTTCCGCGTCCTGCCGAACTACATGACGGCGTGGGACGCGAAGATCGACCAGCTCGTGCGGCGCATCCCCGCGCTCTCCGGCGTCGTGAAGCCGGGGCAGCACCAGGCGCTCATGGCGTTCTACAAGCAGGGCGAGGGGCTGCTGAACGACGTCGTGCCGAAGCTGTTCTCGTTCGTGCACGCGTCGATCGACGTCTTCTCGGTCGCCGTCATGGCGCTCTACCTCGCGATGCACCCGAGCCTCTACCGCGAGTGGCTCATCGCGCTGTTCCCGCCCGTGCACCGCGAGCTCGTACGCGACGTGCTCGGCGAGGCGGCGTCGCAGCTCCGGTCGTGGATCGTCGGGCAGCTCACGGCCATGTTCGTGCTCGCGGTGCTCACCGCCATCGGGCTCTACGCGCTCGGCGTGCCCTACTGGCTCACGTTCGGCGTGTTCACCGGCGCGGTCGCGATCGTGCCGTTCTTCGGCACGCTGCTCTCCACGCTGCTCCCCGCGCTGTTCGTGCTGGCGTTGCCCGGCGGCGGCACGAAGGCGCTGTTCGTCGTGCTGCTCGGCGTCGTCATCCACCTCATCGAGGGCAACTTCGTCGGGCCGTACATCGCGTCGAAGCGCGTGGAGATCCCGCCCGTCCTCTCCATCATGGCGGTGCTCGTCGTCGGCAAGCTGCTCGGCGGCGTCGGGCTGATCGTCGCCGTGCCGACGCTCGCCACGCTCATGGTGGTGGTGCGCCGCATCCTCATCAATCGCATCTACGAGGGGCAGGGGTTCCGGCGCGCCACGCGTGACCAGCCGCTCCTCCTTCGCGTGCCCCCCGCCGACGGCGAGGGGGTGCTCGTCCCCGCCGCGCCGCAGGTCGATCTCATCGCGATCACCGAGCGCGTGCGCCGCACCGCCTGA
- a CDS encoding DUF1611 domain-containing protein: MSERFLVLAEGLLGPHSSKTASACIRYTPDRVAAVIDSTKAGRVVQDFLGFGGDIPIVATLEEGLAHRPNAVLIGIAPAGGQLPAEWRQMLVTSLERGLDVWSGLHFFLADDEQLSAAARRGSARIFDLRRPPAGLDVSTGKTRDIDATVVLTVGTDCNIGKMTAQLQLRDVLKQRGNRVAFAATGQTGILIEGWGISVDAVVADFIGGAAEQLTLQAAKDADIVLVEGQGSIIHPSFSGVTVGLIHGTLPHAFVLCAQPSRTRIRNREWVPIPPLDEFIRMHDTLAAPLRPAPTIAVALNTSDLSDADARAAIRETESLTGLPATDPVRYDAAPIAEAIEAFHRSRTPQFASRA; encoded by the coding sequence GTGTCCGAACGTTTTCTCGTGCTGGCCGAAGGGCTCCTCGGCCCGCACAGCTCCAAGACCGCCAGCGCCTGCATTCGCTACACCCCCGACCGCGTCGCCGCCGTCATCGATTCCACGAAGGCGGGTCGCGTCGTGCAGGACTTCCTTGGCTTCGGCGGCGACATTCCGATCGTCGCCACGCTCGAGGAAGGGCTCGCGCATCGGCCTAACGCGGTGCTCATCGGCATCGCGCCCGCCGGCGGGCAGCTTCCCGCCGAGTGGCGGCAGATGCTCGTGACGTCGCTCGAGCGCGGGCTCGACGTGTGGAGCGGCCTGCACTTCTTCCTTGCCGACGACGAGCAGCTGTCCGCCGCCGCGCGCCGCGGCAGTGCGCGCATCTTCGATCTCCGTCGTCCGCCGGCGGGTCTCGACGTCTCCACGGGCAAGACGCGCGACATCGACGCGACCGTGGTGCTGACCGTCGGTACCGACTGCAACATCGGCAAGATGACCGCGCAGCTGCAGCTGCGCGACGTGCTGAAGCAGCGCGGCAACCGCGTCGCGTTCGCCGCCACGGGGCAGACCGGCATCCTCATCGAGGGATGGGGGATCTCCGTCGACGCCGTCGTCGCCGACTTCATCGGCGGTGCGGCCGAGCAGCTCACGCTCCAGGCGGCGAAGGATGCCGACATCGTGCTCGTCGAGGGGCAGGGCAGCATCATCCACCCCTCGTTCTCCGGCGTCACGGTGGGGCTCATCCATGGCACGCTGCCGCACGCGTTCGTGCTCTGCGCGCAGCCGTCGCGCACGAGGATCCGCAACCGCGAGTGGGTGCCGATCCCGCCGCTCGACGAGTTCATTCGCATGCACGACACGCTCGCCGCGCCGCTCCGTCCCGCGCCGACGATCGCCGTCGCCCTGAACACGTCCGACCTATCCGACGCCGACGCCCGCGCGGCCATCCGCGAGACCGAGTCGCTCACCGGTCTGCCGGCGACGGATCCCGTGCGCTACGACGCCGCGCCGATCGCCGAGGCCATCGAGGCGTTCCACCGCTCGCGTACGCCGCAGTTCGCGTCCCGCGCGTAG
- the sdaAA gene encoding L-serine ammonia-lyase, iron-sulfur-dependent, subunit alpha, whose translation MYRSLADAIRDAEARGVTLHEVALDAESADSGRPVDDIRASLRRALEVMRGAVAQGLRGDLRSASGLVGGDAAKLREGPPGPLAGTPFRDVLARALAVQEVNAAMGVIVAAPTAGGAGVLPAVLTGLADARGIGDDALVDALATAGLIGAVVADRASLSGAEGGCQAETGAAAGMAAGAATEMLGGTPRQAGHAVALAQQGTLGLVCDPLGGLVELPCVFRNATGAAIALAAIEMALAGIEFAIPADEVIDTMGEIGRGMDVRYRETAGGGLAATPTGRRLARERLVQIKRGE comes from the coding sequence ATGTACCGCTCGCTCGCCGACGCCATCCGCGACGCCGAGGCGCGCGGCGTCACGCTGCACGAAGTCGCGCTCGACGCCGAGAGCGCCGACTCCGGCCGGCCGGTCGACGACATCCGCGCGTCGCTGCGCCGCGCGCTCGAGGTGATGCGCGGCGCCGTCGCGCAGGGGCTGCGCGGCGATCTGCGCTCCGCCTCGGGCCTCGTCGGCGGCGACGCGGCGAAGCTGCGCGAGGGTCCCCCGGGGCCGCTCGCCGGCACGCCGTTCCGCGACGTGCTCGCGCGCGCGCTCGCCGTGCAGGAGGTGAACGCCGCGATGGGCGTCATCGTCGCCGCGCCGACCGCGGGCGGGGCCGGGGTCCTTCCCGCGGTGCTCACCGGGCTCGCCGACGCGCGCGGCATCGGCGACGACGCGCTCGTGGACGCGCTCGCGACGGCGGGGCTCATCGGCGCCGTCGTTGCCGACCGCGCGTCGCTCTCCGGCGCCGAGGGGGGATGCCAGGCGGAGACCGGCGCCGCCGCGGGGATGGCCGCCGGCGCCGCCACGGAGATGCTCGGCGGCACGCCGCGCCAGGCCGGCCACGCCGTGGCGCTCGCGCAGCAGGGCACGTTGGGCCTCGTCTGCGACCCCCTCGGCGGGCTCGTCGAGCTGCCGTGCGTGTTCCGGAACGCCACCGGTGCGGCGATCGCGCTCGCCGCGATCGAGATGGCGCTCGCCGGCATCGAGTTCGCCATCCCCGCCGACGAGGTGATCGACACCATGGGCGAGATCGGCCGCGGCATGGACGTGCGCTACCGCGAGACCGCCGGCGGGGGCCTCGCGGCCACGCCCACCGGCCGCCGTCTCGCGCGGGAGCGGCTGGTCCAGATCAAGAGAGGGGAGTGA
- the nusG gene encoding transcription termination/antitermination protein NusG: MEHRWYAIQTTSGHENKVRSLIQRKIDADPHSPEERSIRQALVPTQEAVEIKSGKKVTVERKIYPGYVLVEMVMNQDTLHTINGIQGVIKFVGHDRFPMALRPEEVNRLLGIAEAEEAAPKEEIPFLIGQAVAITEGPFTDFNGTVEEVMADKGKVRVSVSLFGRPTSVELDYLQLKAY, from the coding sequence GTGGAACACCGCTGGTACGCCATCCAGACGACGTCCGGGCACGAGAACAAGGTTCGCTCGCTGATCCAGCGGAAGATCGACGCCGATCCGCACTCGCCCGAGGAGCGCTCCATCCGTCAGGCGCTCGTGCCGACGCAGGAAGCGGTGGAGATCAAGAGCGGGAAGAAGGTCACCGTCGAGCGGAAGATCTATCCCGGCTACGTCCTGGTGGAGATGGTCATGAACCAGGACACGCTGCACACGATCAACGGCATCCAGGGCGTGATCAAGTTCGTCGGTCACGACCGGTTCCCGATGGCGCTGCGCCCGGAGGAGGTCAACCGCCTGCTCGGCATCGCCGAGGCGGAAGAGGCGGCGCCGAAGGAGGAGATCCCGTTCCTCATCGGTCAGGCCGTCGCGATCACCGAAGGGCCGTTCACCGACTTCAACGGCACCGTCGAGGAAGTCATGGCGGACAAGGGCAAGGTGCGCGTCAGCGTCTCCCTGTTCGGTCGGCCGACCTCGGTCGAGCTGGACTACCTCCAGCTGAAGGCGTACTGA
- a CDS encoding YbjN domain-containing protein: MVTRDDIESFLDRLATEGTAYQEVEPGLWIIHPGGVIDFDVVCHYNPPVVVLRVKVMDLPADDNACNGLARRLLQLNASDLVHGSYGIEQEAVVLTEALELSHLDYEEFLAAYESMTLALTSHLRELATYREAR; encoded by the coding sequence ATGGTCACACGCGACGACATCGAGAGCTTCCTCGACCGACTCGCCACCGAAGGCACTGCGTATCAGGAAGTCGAGCCCGGGCTGTGGATCATTCACCCCGGCGGCGTGATCGACTTCGACGTCGTCTGCCACTACAACCCGCCGGTCGTCGTGCTCCGCGTGAAGGTCATGGACCTGCCGGCCGACGACAACGCGTGCAACGGCCTCGCGCGGCGGTTGCTGCAGCTCAACGCGTCCGACCTCGTGCACGGCTCGTACGGCATCGAGCAGGAGGCGGTCGTCCTCACCGAGGCGCTGGAGCTCTCGCACCTCGACTACGAGGAGTTCCTCGCCGCCTACGAGAGCATGACCCTGGCGCTCACCTCGCATCTTCGCGAGCTGGCCACGTACCGCGAGGCCCGCTGA
- a CDS encoding PspA/IM30 family protein codes for MGIFDRFSTLIRSNINDLISSAENPEKMLNQLIADMNGQLIKAKQQVAAAIADEKRLRDQADSEFKQAQLWEERAMFAVNQANDELAKQALLRGSQHAEHGREIEATWTAQRGETEKLKQSLRDLAEKIEEAKRKKNLLLARQRRAEAQKRIQQTMSSLSEKSAFEAFARMEERIEQNERQLKAAQEIDEEIGGDQLAGQFKQLERAVGTGDADSKLLALKQKMGMLPAAAPAADRQLGAGGAPASAKALGPGKSDAAPAPAPNGEPAKHPTEEELLAEFEELERHKG; via the coding sequence ATGGGCATCTTCGATCGCTTCTCGACCCTCATCCGGTCGAACATCAACGACCTCATCTCCTCGGCGGAGAACCCCGAGAAGATGCTCAATCAGCTGATCGCCGACATGAACGGCCAGCTGATCAAGGCCAAGCAGCAGGTCGCCGCGGCCATCGCCGACGAGAAGCGCCTGCGCGATCAGGCCGACTCGGAGTTCAAGCAGGCGCAGCTCTGGGAAGAGCGCGCCATGTTCGCGGTGAACCAGGCGAACGACGAGCTGGCGAAGCAGGCACTGCTCCGCGGTTCGCAGCACGCCGAGCACGGGCGCGAGATCGAGGCGACGTGGACGGCGCAGCGCGGCGAGACGGAGAAGCTGAAGCAGTCGCTGCGCGACCTCGCCGAGAAGATCGAGGAGGCCAAGCGCAAGAAGAACCTGCTGCTCGCGCGCCAGCGCCGCGCCGAGGCGCAGAAGCGCATCCAGCAGACGATGTCCTCGCTCTCCGAGAAGAGCGCGTTCGAGGCGTTCGCCCGCATGGAGGAGCGCATCGAGCAGAACGAGCGGCAGCTGAAGGCCGCGCAGGAGATCGACGAGGAGATCGGCGGCGACCAGCTCGCCGGCCAGTTCAAGCAGCTCGAGCGCGCCGTCGGCACCGGCGACGCGGACTCGAAGCTGCTCGCCCTGAAGCAGAAGATGGGCATGCTGCCCGCGGCCGCGCCGGCCGCGGACCGGCAGCTTGGCGCCGGCGGCGCGCCGGCGAGCGCGAAGGCGTTGGGCCCCGGCAAGTCCGACGCGGCGCCGGCCCCGGCGCCTAACGGCGAGCCGGCGAAGCATCCCACGGAAGAGGAGCTGCTCGCCGAATTCGAGGAGCTCGAGCGGCACAAAGGGTGA
- the cysS gene encoding cysteine--tRNA ligase, with protein sequence MTEQFRLHNTLSRQVEPFAPADGQRVRMYTCGPTVYNPAHLGNFRTFLFEDLLRRTLRLAGWDVEQVMNLTDVDDKIIKRAEDQGKTIGEVTDPVVEVFHQDREFLRIQPAEHYPRATAYIAEMIELVRRLEERGVAYQADDGSVYFAIARFPQYGRLSRLDTRELKAGARVAQDDYSKENAQDFALWKAATEQDERAGAAWDSPWGRGRPGWHLECSAMAMALLGETIDLHCGGIDLIFPHHEDEIAQSEAASGKPFSRLWCHGEFLLVEGSKMAKRVGNVVTVKMLREDGFSAAALRHFVFSTHYRKQLNLTDEALEASRNAVHRVGEFAERLRAATGGTPELAAAARDAEQAVRDALFDDLNAPEALGALFTFLKRANAELDRGGDDPAALDAARRAFAAIDGVLDLVPERTVDDPQLAAWVEERLQARKDARARRDFAAADAIRAELDARGIEVKDTPQGTKWTKVR encoded by the coding sequence GTGACCGAGCAGTTCCGTCTCCACAACACGCTGTCCCGCCAGGTCGAGCCGTTCGCCCCCGCCGACGGGCAGCGCGTGCGCATGTACACGTGCGGCCCGACGGTCTACAACCCGGCGCACCTCGGCAACTTCCGCACGTTCCTGTTCGAGGACCTGCTGCGTCGCACGCTCCGCCTCGCCGGGTGGGACGTCGAGCAGGTGATGAACCTCACCGACGTCGACGACAAGATCATCAAGCGCGCCGAGGACCAGGGCAAGACGATCGGCGAGGTCACGGATCCCGTCGTCGAGGTCTTCCACCAGGACCGCGAGTTCCTGCGCATCCAGCCCGCCGAGCACTACCCTCGCGCGACGGCCTACATCGCCGAGATGATCGAGCTCGTTAGGCGGCTCGAGGAGCGCGGCGTCGCCTACCAGGCCGACGACGGCTCGGTGTACTTCGCCATCGCGCGCTTCCCGCAGTACGGCCGCCTGTCGCGCCTCGACACGCGCGAGCTGAAGGCCGGTGCGCGCGTCGCACAGGACGATTACTCGAAGGAGAACGCCCAGGACTTCGCGCTCTGGAAGGCCGCGACCGAGCAGGACGAGCGCGCCGGCGCGGCGTGGGACTCGCCCTGGGGACGCGGCCGCCCCGGCTGGCACCTCGAGTGCTCGGCCATGGCGATGGCGCTGTTGGGCGAGACCATCGACCTGCACTGCGGCGGCATCGATCTCATCTTCCCGCACCACGAGGACGAGATCGCGCAGAGCGAGGCCGCGAGCGGGAAGCCGTTCTCGCGCCTGTGGTGCCACGGCGAGTTCCTGCTCGTCGAGGGCTCCAAGATGGCGAAGCGCGTCGGCAACGTCGTCACCGTGAAGATGCTGCGCGAGGACGGCTTCTCCGCCGCCGCACTGCGGCACTTCGTCTTCTCGACGCACTACCGCAAGCAGCTCAACCTCACCGACGAGGCGCTCGAGGCGTCGCGCAACGCCGTGCACCGTGTCGGCGAGTTCGCGGAGCGGCTGCGCGCGGCGACGGGCGGTACGCCGGAGCTCGCGGCCGCCGCGCGCGACGCCGAGCAGGCGGTGCGCGACGCGCTGTTCGACGACCTGAATGCCCCGGAGGCGTTGGGCGCGCTGTTCACGTTCCTGAAGCGCGCGAACGCGGAGCTCGACCGCGGCGGCGACGACCCCGCGGCGCTGGACGCCGCGCGCCGCGCGTTCGCCGCCATCGACGGGGTGCTCGATCTCGTCCCCGAGCGTACCGTCGACGACCCCCAGCTCGCCGCGTGGGTCGAGGAGCGGCTGCAGGCGCGCAAGGACGCGCGCGCGCGCCGCGACTTCGCCGCCGCCGACGCCATTCGCGCGGAGCTCGACGCGCGCGGCATCGAGGTGAAGGACACGCCGCAGGGGACGAAGTGGACCAAGGTGCGGTAG